One Siniperca chuatsi isolate FFG_IHB_CAS linkage group LG8, ASM2008510v1, whole genome shotgun sequence DNA segment encodes these proteins:
- the LOC122880000 gene encoding protocadherin gamma-A1-like isoform X3 yields MKRQVLLLISIFCLNSVFGQVSYSVPEEMAKGSLVGNIAQDLGLDVKRLKTGKARIYTGDSVQYVELNRERGVLLIKEKIDREALCRQTTPCALHFQITLENPLELLPVTVEITDLNDNAPVFQKEERRFEISESAVIGSKFMLEKAIDPDIGMNGLQRYTLKQSENFVLKLHTQSDGSKKVEMILQKPLDREKQEHISLVLTAEDGGEPQMTGTMHIHVTVLDVNDNAPVFSKSVYKASITENSVIGTRVTKVSASDADRGSNGEVTYAIGNSMDTVTKLFHINSEGDVILDGPIDYETEKNYHIDIEAIDQGGLSDSSKIIIDVIDVNDNSPIVNMISTSDSVPEDSAQKTVIALMSVNDPDSETNGKVRCAVNENIPFEIKFTSNNFYSLVTDSELDRESASEYNITVTCSDEGVPSLSSSVTLTLQISDVNDNAPVFERSSYEAYIVENNTPGLSIFTVKARDADWNQNARVSYILEDSSVNGVPVSSYVSVSADSGVIHAVRSFDYEQIKDFHFRVKAQDGGSPPLSSNVTVKIMIQDQNDNPPQVLYPVQTGGSLVAEMVPRSADVGYLVTKVVAVDVDSGQNAWLSYKLQKAADRALFEVGLQNGEIRTVRQVTDKDAVKQRLTVIVEDNGQPSRSATVIVNVAVADSFPEVLSEFTDFTHDKEYNDNLTFYLVLALAVVSFLFITCLVVIISVKIYRWRQSRILYHSSLPVIPYYPPRYSDTLGTGTLQHVYNYEVCRTTDSRKSDSKFGRAGSQNVLIMDPSSTGTMQRIQSEKSILDEPDSPLEVRIC; encoded by the exons ATGAAACGGCAAGTACTGTTGTTAATCTCCATCTTCTGCCTCAATTCTGTGTTCGGGCAGGTCAGCTACTCAGTTCCGGAGGAAATGGCAAAAGGCTCTTTGGTCGGTAACATAGCACAAGATTTAGGTTTAGATGTCAAACGTCTGAAGACAGGTAAAGCTCGTATTTATACGGGAGACAGTGTTCAGTATGTCGAGCTGAATAGAGAAAGAGGAGTCCTccttattaaagaaaaaatagacCGCGAAGcgctctgcagacagacaacGCCTTGCGCTTTGCATTTTCAAATTACCTTAGAGAACCCACTCGAATTATTGCCAGTTACTGTAGAAATTACCGACCTTAATGACAATGCTCCAGTATTccaaaaggaggagaggaggtttGAAATAAGCGAGTCCGCAGTCATCGGCTCTAAGTTCATGCTAGAGAAAGCGATTGACCCTGATATCGGAATGAATGGTCTTCAGAGATACACTCTAAAGCAGAGTGAGAATTTTGTGCTTAAGCTGCATACTCAATCTGATGGAAGCAAAAAGGTAGAAATGATTTTACAAAAGCCGTTGGACCGAGAGAAACAAGAACACATATCTTTGGTTTTGACAGCGGAGGATGGAGGAGAACCACAAATGACTGGAACAATGCACATTCATGTTACTGTTCTGGATGTAAACGACAATGCCCCTGTTTTTAGTAAATCCGTTTACAAAGCAAGCATTACAGAAAACTCAGTAATAGGAACACGTGTTACTAAGGTCAGTGCTTCTGATGCAGACAGAGGCTCAAATGGAGAGGTGACATACGCCATCGGGAATAGCATGGATACGGTTACAAAGTTATTTCACATTAATAGTGAAGGTGATGTGATACTAGATGGTCCAATAGactatgaaacagaaaaaaattatcacATCGATATAGAGGCAATTGATCAAGGCGGGCTCTCGGATTCCAGTAAGATAATAATTGATGTAATTGACGTGAATGACAATAGCCCTATTGTAAATATGATATCAACGTCAGACTCAGTACCAGAGGATTCAGCCCAAAAAACAGTAATAGCTTTAATGAGTGTAAATGACCCTGATTCGGAAACCAATGGGAAAGTCCGCTGTGCAGTAAATGAAAATATcccatttgaaattaaatttacatCAAATAATTTCTATAGCTTAGTGACAGACAGTGAATTAGACAGAGAGTCAGCCTCTGAGTATAATATAACTGTGACCTGCTCTGATGAGGGAGTGCCCTCCCTCTCCAGCAGCGTCACTCTCACCTTACAGATCTCTGATGTGAATGACAACGCGCCTGTCTTTGAGAGGAGCTCATATGAGGCCTACATTGTAGAAAACAACACACCAGGCCTCTCTATATTCACGGTGAAAGCCAGAGACGCTGACTGGAACCAGAATGCCCGTGTTTCTTACATACTGGAGGACTCCTCTGTTAACGGAGTGCCAGTCTCCTCGTATGTGTCCGTTAGTGCTGATAGTGGAGTCATCCATGCAGTGCGCTCTTTTGACTACGAGCAGATCAAAGACTTCCACTTCCGCGTCAAAGCGCAGGATGGAGGCTCCCCTCCACTCAGCAGCAATGtgactgtgaaaataatgatcCAGGACCAGAACGACAACCCGCCTCAGGTTCTGTACCCAGTCCAGACTGGTGGCTCTCTGGTGGCTGAAATGGTGCCTCGTTCAGCAGATGTGGGCTATCTGGTCACTAAAGTGGTGGCTGTTGATGTGGACTCTGGACAGAATGCCTGGCTCTCCTATAAACTGCAGAAAGCCGCAGACAGGGCGCTGTTTGAAGTGGGCTTACAGAATGGAGAAATAAGAACTGTCCGCCAAGTCACTGATAAAGATGctgtgaaacaaagactgactgTTATAGTGGAGGACAACGGGCAGCCCTCTCGTTCAGCTACAGTCATTGTTAACGTGGCGGTGGCGGACAGCTTCCCTGAAGTGCTGTCggagttcactgactttacacaCGACAAGGAGTACAACGACAACCTGACTTTTTACTTAGTGTTGGCTCTGGCTGtagtttccttcctcttcatcacgtGTTTAGTGGTTATTATATCAGTGAAAATCTACAGATGGAGACAGTCTCGCATCCTGTATCACTCCAGCCTCCCTGTGATTCCGTATTATCCACCACGTTACTCGGACACTTTGGGGACAGGGACTCTCCAACACGTGTACAATTACGAGGTGTGCAGGACGACTGACTCCAGAAAGAGTGACAGTAAGTTCGGCAGAGCTGGTAGTCAGAACGTGCTGATAATGGACCCCAGTTCTACAGGGACGATGCAGCGGATACAGAGTGAAAAGAGCATCCTGGATGAACCAGACTCTCCTCTAGAG GTTAGAATTTGCTAG
- the LOC122880000 gene encoding protocadherin beta-16-like isoform X2 — MKRQVLLLISIFCLNSVFGQVSYSVPEEMAKGSLVGNIAQDLGLDVKRLKTGKARIYTGDSVQYVELNRERGVLLIKEKIDREALCRQTTPCALHFQITLENPLELLPVTVEITDLNDNAPVFQKEERRFEISESAVIGSKFMLEKAIDPDIGMNGLQRYTLKQSENFVLKLHTQSDGSKKVEMILQKPLDREKQEHISLVLTAEDGGEPQMTGTMHIHVTVLDVNDNAPVFSKSVYKASITENSVIGTRVTKVSASDADRGSNGEVTYAIGNSMDTVTKLFHINSEGDVILDGPIDYETEKNYHIDIEAIDQGGLSDSSKIIIDVIDVNDNSPIVNMISTSDSVPEDSAQKTVIALMSVNDPDSETNGKVRCAVNENIPFEIKFTSNNFYSLVTDSELDRESASEYNITVTCSDEGVPSLSSSVTLTLQISDVNDNAPVFERSSYEAYIVENNTPGLSIFTVKARDADWNQNARVSYILEDSSVNGVPVSSYVSVSADSGVIHAVRSFDYEQIKDFHFRVKAQDGGSPPLSSNVTVKIMIQDQNDNPPQVLYPVQTGGSLVAEMVPRSADVGYLVTKVVAVDVDSGQNAWLSYKLQKAADRALFEVGLQNGEIRTVRQVTDKDAVKQRLTVIVEDNGQPSRSATVIVNVAVADSFPEVLSEFTDFTHDKEYNDNLTFYLVLALAVVSFLFITCLVVIISVKIYRWRQSRILYHSSLPVIPYYPPRYSDTLGTGTLQHVYNYEVCRTTDSRKSDSKFGRAGSQNVLIMDPSSTGTMQRIQSEKSILDEPDSPLEHLGEQHGLFIHACYSV, encoded by the exons ATGAAACGGCAAGTACTGTTGTTAATCTCCATCTTCTGCCTCAATTCTGTGTTCGGGCAGGTCAGCTACTCAGTTCCGGAGGAAATGGCAAAAGGCTCTTTGGTCGGTAACATAGCACAAGATTTAGGTTTAGATGTCAAACGTCTGAAGACAGGTAAAGCTCGTATTTATACGGGAGACAGTGTTCAGTATGTCGAGCTGAATAGAGAAAGAGGAGTCCTccttattaaagaaaaaatagacCGCGAAGcgctctgcagacagacaacGCCTTGCGCTTTGCATTTTCAAATTACCTTAGAGAACCCACTCGAATTATTGCCAGTTACTGTAGAAATTACCGACCTTAATGACAATGCTCCAGTATTccaaaaggaggagaggaggtttGAAATAAGCGAGTCCGCAGTCATCGGCTCTAAGTTCATGCTAGAGAAAGCGATTGACCCTGATATCGGAATGAATGGTCTTCAGAGATACACTCTAAAGCAGAGTGAGAATTTTGTGCTTAAGCTGCATACTCAATCTGATGGAAGCAAAAAGGTAGAAATGATTTTACAAAAGCCGTTGGACCGAGAGAAACAAGAACACATATCTTTGGTTTTGACAGCGGAGGATGGAGGAGAACCACAAATGACTGGAACAATGCACATTCATGTTACTGTTCTGGATGTAAACGACAATGCCCCTGTTTTTAGTAAATCCGTTTACAAAGCAAGCATTACAGAAAACTCAGTAATAGGAACACGTGTTACTAAGGTCAGTGCTTCTGATGCAGACAGAGGCTCAAATGGAGAGGTGACATACGCCATCGGGAATAGCATGGATACGGTTACAAAGTTATTTCACATTAATAGTGAAGGTGATGTGATACTAGATGGTCCAATAGactatgaaacagaaaaaaattatcacATCGATATAGAGGCAATTGATCAAGGCGGGCTCTCGGATTCCAGTAAGATAATAATTGATGTAATTGACGTGAATGACAATAGCCCTATTGTAAATATGATATCAACGTCAGACTCAGTACCAGAGGATTCAGCCCAAAAAACAGTAATAGCTTTAATGAGTGTAAATGACCCTGATTCGGAAACCAATGGGAAAGTCCGCTGTGCAGTAAATGAAAATATcccatttgaaattaaatttacatCAAATAATTTCTATAGCTTAGTGACAGACAGTGAATTAGACAGAGAGTCAGCCTCTGAGTATAATATAACTGTGACCTGCTCTGATGAGGGAGTGCCCTCCCTCTCCAGCAGCGTCACTCTCACCTTACAGATCTCTGATGTGAATGACAACGCGCCTGTCTTTGAGAGGAGCTCATATGAGGCCTACATTGTAGAAAACAACACACCAGGCCTCTCTATATTCACGGTGAAAGCCAGAGACGCTGACTGGAACCAGAATGCCCGTGTTTCTTACATACTGGAGGACTCCTCTGTTAACGGAGTGCCAGTCTCCTCGTATGTGTCCGTTAGTGCTGATAGTGGAGTCATCCATGCAGTGCGCTCTTTTGACTACGAGCAGATCAAAGACTTCCACTTCCGCGTCAAAGCGCAGGATGGAGGCTCCCCTCCACTCAGCAGCAATGtgactgtgaaaataatgatcCAGGACCAGAACGACAACCCGCCTCAGGTTCTGTACCCAGTCCAGACTGGTGGCTCTCTGGTGGCTGAAATGGTGCCTCGTTCAGCAGATGTGGGCTATCTGGTCACTAAAGTGGTGGCTGTTGATGTGGACTCTGGACAGAATGCCTGGCTCTCCTATAAACTGCAGAAAGCCGCAGACAGGGCGCTGTTTGAAGTGGGCTTACAGAATGGAGAAATAAGAACTGTCCGCCAAGTCACTGATAAAGATGctgtgaaacaaagactgactgTTATAGTGGAGGACAACGGGCAGCCCTCTCGTTCAGCTACAGTCATTGTTAACGTGGCGGTGGCGGACAGCTTCCCTGAAGTGCTGTCggagttcactgactttacacaCGACAAGGAGTACAACGACAACCTGACTTTTTACTTAGTGTTGGCTCTGGCTGtagtttccttcctcttcatcacgtGTTTAGTGGTTATTATATCAGTGAAAATCTACAGATGGAGACAGTCTCGCATCCTGTATCACTCCAGCCTCCCTGTGATTCCGTATTATCCACCACGTTACTCGGACACTTTGGGGACAGGGACTCTCCAACACGTGTACAATTACGAGGTGTGCAGGACGACTGACTCCAGAAAGAGTGACAGTAAGTTCGGCAGAGCTGGTAGTCAGAACGTGCTGATAATGGACCCCAGTTCTACAGGGACGATGCAGCGGATACAGAGTGAAAAGAGCATCCTGGATGAACCAGACTCTCCTCTAGAG cacCTTGGAGAGCAACATGGATTATTTATACATGCGTGTTATTCAGTGTGA